The sequence GGTTATCCGTACCCCCGGAAACCAGCCGGAACCCCTCTCCGTCCAGGGCCTGGGCCAGCGCCCGAGAGTTGGCGACGACCTGGGCCTCGTAGGCGCGGAACGAAGGCTGGGCGGCCTCGTGGAAGGCCACCGCCTTGGCCGCGATCACGTGCTCGAGGGGCCCACCCTGCAGGCCCGGGAAGACGGCACGGTCGATGTCCGCCGCCAGCTCGCCTCGGCACAGGATCGCCCCCCCTCGGGGCCCCCGGAGGGTCTTGTGGGTGGTGAAGGTGACCACGTCGGCAAGCGGCGACGGGTTTGGGTGCACGCCAGCGGCGATGAGCCCGGCGGGATGGGCGGCGTCGCAGAGGAAGCGGGCGCCGACCTCGTCGGCGATCGAGCGGAAGGGCTCCGGGTCGATGGTTCGCGGGTAGGCGGTGGCCCCGGCCACGATGAGCTTGGGCCGCTCGGCCCGGGCCAGCTCGGCCACCTGGTCGAGGTCGATGCGCTCACCCGACCCGTCCGGCCGGGCGGGTGTCACGCCGTAAGCGACGAAGCGGTAGCGCTGCCCGCTGAAGTTGACAGGCGACCCGTGGGTGAGGTGGCCGCCCTGGTCGAGCCGCATGGCCAGCACCGTGTCCCCCGGCTCCAACAGGGCCATGTAGGCGGCGTCGTTGGCGCTGGCCCCCGAGTGAGGCTGGACGTTGGCGTGGTCCGCGGCGAACAGACGCGTGACCCGGTCGCGAGCGAGGTCCTCGACCTCGTCGACGACACGATTGCCTCCGTAGTACCGCTTGTGCGGGTACCCCTCCGAGTACTTGTTGGTGAGGACCGAACCGGTCGCCGCCAGCACTGCCGGGGAAGCGAAGTTCTCCGACGCGATGAGCTGGAGCGTCGTCTGCTGCCGCTCGAGCTCGCGCGCGAGCAGCTGCTCGAGCTCGTGGTCCTCGACCGCGCCGCGCGCCCCCCGAGCTTCTCCCATCAGGCTCCCGCTCGCAGCAGGGCAGCGAGCCCTGTGACCAGCTCGGAGAGCTCCGCTGCCGTGGCCTCGAAACCCGACCGCGGGCCGCCGATCGGGTCGGCGACGTCATCGGCGCGTGACGAGCCCAGCATCTCCGCGTGCGTGCGATCGGCGGCCACCTTGGCCAGCCATTCGTCCAGCGACTGGCCGGCCGCCCATGGGCCGGCAGGCTCGCCGCGGCGAACGAGCTCCTTGAGGGTGAACGAGTGGGGCCAGGCCGCTGGGTCGATCAGCGCGACCTCACGGACGTGCTGTCGGGCCATGCCCAGGACGAGGTCGGCGCCGGCCACGAGCGGACCCGACAGTCGCCGGCTCCGATGGGCCGAGATGTCGATGCCGCGCGCCCGCAGCGCCGCCACGGCTTCGGGCGCCGCTGGCGACCCGGTGTCGAGCACACCGGCCGATCGGATGCGCGCCTCGATGCCAAGGCCCTCCAGTCGGTGGCGGAGCAGGCCCTCGGCCATTGGAGATCGACAGATGTTCGCCGTGCAGACCAGGAGGACGTCGATCCTGGCAGTGTACCGGCGCCCCTGCGACGGCTACGGTTGCCCGGCGGCCCGCCGCCGCTGCGTCACCAGGAGGTCCGCCCCGCCGTGAATCCTGACCCTCGCGCCCCTGTCATCGTCGGGGTGGGCCAGAGCCTTCGCCGGCCCGACGAAGCTTCGGACCTGGCCTCCTTCCCCGATCCGGCGACGATGATGGCAGATGCCCTGCGCTCGGCGGGCGAGGACAGCGGCACCGGGGACCGGCTGCTGCGGGCCGCTGACAGCGTTCGAGTGGTGGACACCCTCTCCTGGCACTACCCCAACCCGGCGGCGGCGATCGCTTCCGCCCTCGGCGCCGACCCGGGCGAGACGGTGCGCTCGGTGCCCGGCGGCAACGGTCCGCAGCTCCTGGTCAACGACGCCGCTGAGGCCATCGCCGCCGGCCGCATGGACGTCGCCCTGGTCGCCGGGGCCGAGGCCATCCAGACTCGACTCCTGGCTCGGCAGGCTGGTCCCGAGGGCTCACGTCTGCGGTTGTCGTGGGCCCAGCAGGCCCCCGACACCCCGGGGCCCCGTCAGGTCGGCCACGACCGGCCGGGCGTCAGCGACGCCGAGGCGGCCCGATCCCTGGCCCTGCCCGTCCAGGTGTACCCCGTCTTCGAGAATGCCCTCCGGGCCGCCGCGGGTGAAGGGGTCGACGAGCACCAGGTCAGGGTGTCGCAGCTGTGGTCGCGATTCTCGGCCGTCGCCGCCCGCAACCCCTACGCCTGGTCCCCGACCGAGCGCAGCGCCGAGGAGATCCGCACGCCGTCGTCCAACAACCGCATGATCGGCTTTCCGTACCCCAAGCTGATGAACGCCAACATCCAGACCGACCAGGCCGCGGCGCTCGTGCTGTGCTCCGTCGAGGCGGCCCGCGCCGCCGGGGTCCCGCCGGATCGCTGGGTGTTCGTGTGGAGCGGGTCGGAGGCCGAGGACCACTGGTTCGTCTCCGAGCGGGCCGATCTCCACTCCTCCCCCGCCATCCGACTGGCCGGACGGACCGTCCTGGACCTCGCCGGGATCGGGATCGACGACATCGCGCACGTGGACCTGTACTCCTGCTTTCCGTCGGCCGTGCAGATCGCGGCCGCCGAGCTGGGTCTCGGCCTGGACGAGCCTGGTCGCCCGCTGACCGTCACCGGCGGGCTCACCTTCGCCGGCGGGCCGGGCAACAACTACGCCACGCACGCCATCGCCGCCATGGTGGTGCGACTGCGGGCCACCCCTGGCTCGCACGGCCTGGTCACCGCCCTTGGATGGTTCGCCACCAAGCACGCGATGGGCGTGTACTCCACGACGCCGATGTCGGGTGGCTTTCGTCGGGGCTCGCCCCAGGCGGACGTCGACGCCCTGCCGCGCCGATCGACGGCGCCCGACCACGAAGGGCCGGTACGGGTGGAGTCCTACACGGTGATGCACGAGCGGGATGGATCGCCCAGCCTCGGGATCGTGGCCTGCCTGCTGCCTGACGGCCGCCGGGCGTGGGGCAACGTGACCGATCCGGTCCTGCTCAAGGACATGACGCACGAAGAGCAGTGCGGGCGCCCGGCCGTGCTCCGCTCCGGCGGAGCCCTCGAGCTCGGCTGAGGCCCCACAGGCGGGAAGCCGCCCTTGCTAGAGCGCCGCCTCCAGCTCGGTCCAGGGGACCCGACCCTCCCGCAGGCATTTGGGGTCCTCACCGGTGCAGTCGACGACGGTCGACGGCAGTCCGGCACACGGGCCTGCGTCGAGCACCACCTCCACCGAGTCCCCGAGCGCGGCCGCCACCTCCGTCGCCGTGGTCATGGTGGGCTGACCGTGGAGGTTGGCGCTGGTGGTCGCCAGCGGGCCGTGGCGCCGGCACAGCGTCAGCGGAACCGGGTGGTCGGGACAACGGACCCCCACCGTGGCCTCGTCGTCGCCCAGGTCGGCTTCCAGATCGGGCCGGCGGGGCACGACCACCGTGAGCGGACCCGGCCAGAAGCGGTCCATGAGCCGCTCGGCCACCTTGGGCACGCCAGTGGCCACGGTCAGCACCTGGTCTGCGCTGGCCACCAGAAGCGGAAGGTCGACGGTGCGCGGGCGGCGCTTCAGGGCGAAGAGCCGATCGGCGGCGCTCGGACGGAAGGGATCGACGGCCAGCCCGTAGACCGTGTCAGTGGGTAGGGCCACCACCAGGCCATTGTCGAAGGCCTGGAGCGCAGCGACGAGCGACGCCTCCGGCGGAGGTGAGCCCAGGGCAGCCAGGACAGGCACCTAGGCGAGCCTACCGATCACCGCCCGCGACCGGCCCGACAGATCGGCACGGACATGCACGTCGGCGAAGCCGGCGGCCCGAGCCATGGACGTGGCCGCCGCTTCGTGGTGGGGAGCGATCTCGATCACCGCCGCACCCCCCGGCCCCAGCCACTCGGGGGCCTCGGCGAGGACGGCGCCCACCGCCTCCAGTCCCGAGGGCCCGGCCACGAGGGCCTCCCGGGGTTCCCAGTCCGCCACTTCGGCAGGGAGCTGGGCGACCTCGGCCTCGGACACGTAGGGCGGGTTCGACACCACCAGCGACAGGCGTCCCCGCAGCTGCTGCGGAAGGGCGGAATACCACGAGCCCCGAGCCAGCCGGACCCGCGTGGCGGCCATGCCGGCCAGGCCGGCGAGGTTGGCCCTGGCCACCGCCAGCGCCCCCTCGGAGCTGTCGGTCCCCCACACCTCCAGCCCCGGCACCTCGGCCGCCAGGGCCAAGGCGATGGCGCCCGACCCCGTACCGAGGTCGGCGGCTGCCGGCCCCGGATCACGCCGGATCCCCTCGGGCCCCCCGAGGGCCCGGGCGAGCTCCTCCATGGCCACCTCGACCACCTGCTCGGTCTCGGGGCGGGGGATGAGCACCCGGGCGTCGAGCATCAGGTCGAGCGAGCGGAAACCCCATCGGCCCACGACGTACTGCAGGGGCTCACCCGACTCGCGCCGGACGACCATGCCGTCGAAGTCCGCAGCAGCGCGTGGCGGAGCGGGCTCGTCGAGCCCCAAGGCCCATTCCGCGCCCTCGAACCCGGATGCTTCCTCGAGGATGCGGCGTCCGTCTATGTCGGAGTCGAGGCGACGCCGAGCTCGTTCCAGCAGATCCCGCCAGGTGCCACGGGCGCTCAGGCGTCGCCTCGCAGCTGTCGCTCCCGCTCGTCGGCCCGCAGGGCGTCGGTCAGCTCCTCGAGCTCGCCCATCAGGATCCGGTCCAGCTTGTGGAGGGTCAGGTTGACGCGGTGATCGGTGACCCGGTTCTCCCGGAAGTTGTACGTGCGGACCTTCTCGGACCGGCCCCCGCCGCCCACCTGGCTCCGCCGCTGCTCGGAGAGCTCGGCGGCCTGACGGTCCTGCTCGGCCTTGAGCAAGCGGGCCCGCAGCACCCGCATGGCCTTGGCCCGGTTCTGGATCTGGCTCTTCTCGTCCTGCATCGACACCACGATGCCCGTGGGCAGGTGGGTCACCCGCACGGCGGAGTCGGTCGTGTTGACGGATTGACCACCGGGCCCGGTCGATCGGTAGACGTCGACTTTCAGCTCGTTGGGGTCGATCTTGATGTCGACCTCCTCGGCCTCGGGCAGCACGGTCACGGTGGCCGAGGAGGTGTGGATGCGACCCTGCGACTCGGTGACCGGCACCCGCTGGACCCGGTGGGGCCCACCCTCGTGCTTGAGGTGGCTCCAGGCTTCGTGGCCCCTCACCTGGAAGGTGATCTCGTTGTAGCCTCCGCGCTCGGACGGATCCGACGCCAGCACCTCGACCTGCCAGCCCATGCGCTCCGCGTAGCGGGCGTACATGTCGGCCAGATCCTTGGCGAACAGGTTGGCCTCCTCGCCGCCTTCGGCACCTCGGATCTCGACGATGACGTCCTTGCCGTCGTAGGGATCGCTCGGCAGCAGCAGGAGCCGCAGCTCCTCCTCGATCCTGGCCACCTTGGACTCGGCCTCGTCCACCTCGGCCCTGGCGTCCTCCCGCTCCTCGCCCCCGGCCTCGTGAAACATTTCCCTCGCCGCCTCGAGGTCGGCGGTGGCGCCCTGGAGGTCGCGGTAGGCCCCGACGACAGCCTCCAGCTCCTTGTGCCGGCGGGCGGTGTCCTTCAGCGCCTGCTGGTCGGAGACGATGCTGGGATCGGCCAAGCGGGACAGCACCTGCTCGTACTCCGCCTCCAGGGCGGCCAGGCGTTCCAGCACGGAGTCAGGTTACGGTCTGGCGGGGCGCCGACGGGGACGCGTCAGGACCGCGCCTTCGCTTGGCCCTGCTTGGCGCCCGGGCGACGGCCGTAGCGCCGCTCGAACCGCTCCACCCGACCGCCGGTGTCCACCAGCTTCTGCCGGCCGGTATAGAAGGGATGGCAGACGTTGCACAGCTCGACGTGCAGTTCGGGCTTCGTCGATCGGGTGGTGAAGGAGTTCCCGCACGAGCACCTGACGGTGGCCTCGACGTACTCGGGATGAATGTCAGTCTTCATGGTGGCTCCAGTGTACGGGTGCGACCGGCAAGACCCGGCAGGAAGTCAGGCCGGCGGGTTGGGTCCCTTGGCGATGTCGGCCAGGAACTCCTCATTGCTCTTCGTCGTCCTGACCTTGTCCATCAGCAGCTCGAGCCCAGCGGCGGCGCTCCCCTCGTTGCCGAGCGCGTTGAGGACCCGGCGCAGCTTCCACACCTGTTGGAGCTGCGAACGATCGAACAGCAGCTCCTCGTGTCTCGTGGAGCTGGCGTTGACGTCGATGGCGGGGTAGATCCGGCGCTCGGCCAGCTTGCGATCGAGGCGGAGCTCCATGTTGCCCGTGCCCTTGAATTCCTCGAAGATCACCTCGTCCATGCGGGACCCGGTCTCGACTAGCGCGGTGGCAAGGATGGTGAGCGATCCACCCTCTTCGATGTTGCGGGCCGAGCCGAAGAACTTCTTCGGTGGGTACAGGGCCCCGGAATCGACACCACCCGACATGATCCGTCCCGTGGCGGGCTGGGCCAGGTTGTAGGCCCGAGCCATGCGGGTGATGCCGTCGAGGATGATCACCACGTCGGTGCCCCGCTCGACCAGGCGCTTGGCCCGCTCGATGGCGAGCTCCGACACGAGGGTGTGCTCGTCCGACGGACGGTCGAAGGTGGAGGCCACGACCTCACCCTTCACGGACCGCTTCATGTCGGTGACTTCCTCGGGCCGCTCGTCCACCAGCAGCACCATCAGGTGCACCTCGGGGTGGTTGGCCTCGACGGAATGGGCGATCTGCTTGAGTACCGTCGTCTTGCCCGCCTTCGGCGGCGACACGATGAGACCTCGCTGGCCCTTCCCCACCGGTGAGAGCAGATCCACGATGCGCGCGGTCATGTTGGCGGAGTCGCCCGGCACCTCGAGGTTGAACCGGGAGTCGGGGAACAGCGGCGTGAGGTCCTCGAAGCGCGGACGCTCACGAGCCTCGTCCGGGCTCATGTTGCTCACCGAGTCAATGCGCAACAGAGCGGGGTACTTCTCACTGCTGGCGGCGGGCCGACTCGTCCCCTCGACGTAATCGCCCTTGCGTAACGCGAAGCGGCGCACCTGGCTGATCGAGACGTAGACGTCCTTCGGGCTGGGCAGGAACCCGTTGGTCCGCAGGAACCCGAAGCCCTCGTCCCGCAGGTCGAGCAGCCCCCTCACCGGTACGGGCTCACCCTGGAACTGACCCTCCTGCGCCCCCTGCTGTCCCTGGAGGTCCCGATCACCACGGTCCCGGTCCCGATCCCGGTCCCGATCCCGATCCCGGTCCCGATCGCGGCCGCGGCGCCGACGACTGCGACGATTGCCGGGCTCGGCCGTCGAGTCGTGCTGGCCGGAGGGGTTGGCGGTGCCCGCCTGGCCACCCCGGCCGTTGGCGCTACCGCCCTGCCGCTGGTTCCGCGGCGCTCCGGCCGCCGTGCCCCGCTGGCCCCCGGCGTCCCCGTCTCCGGCAGCGGGCTCCGTGCCCGTCGTACCGGGACGATCTGGCCCCGTCGCCTGGTCGCCTTCCTCACCGGGCTCCACCGGTGGGGCGGCATCTCTGGAGGCTGCGCCCTTGGCCACGCCTCCGGTCTGTTCTCCGGCCTGAGCGGCCTGGTCGCTCTCGCCGGCGGCGGTGGCCACGACCGCGGCCCTCCCTCTCGCCGAGCCGTCCTCCGGCTGGCTGCCGTCGGCACCCACCCCGTCGGCGTGCGGCCCCTCGGCGTCGGTCGCCTCCAGGGCGAAGTCGCCGCTGGCCTCGACCCTGTCGCTGGCCGCCTCGCTGGACCGGCCGTTGGCGCCCTCACCCCGCGACTTCGTGGATCTCGCCGGGCGCGACGCGGTCTGACTCGGCCCGCTCTCGCTGGCAGCCCGGCCGACTGCCTGCGGTCCGTCGCCAGCGGCACCTTCGCCACTCGATGCCACCTCGACACCGGTCGCCCGAAGGATCTGGTCGATGATGTCGGCCTTCTTGGCTCTGGAACCGGTCTTCAACGACATTGCCTCGGCGATCGCGTGGAGCTCGTCGCGTTCCTTGCGCTCCAGGACCGAGCGCTCGAGCTGTTGCTCTCCACTCATCGAGCACCTCGCTTGTTTGTGCAGTGATGGTTGTGGACGGGGGGACCTGCGGGTTCCTGCCTCGATCCGGTGACGCACCGCGTCGCCTCGTTCGCCATTACCGGTGGGAACGGAAGGGCAGGAAAGAGTCCGAGGAGAACGGAGACCTCGAAACAACCTCGCTTACAGAAGGTTTCCCCCTGTCGCAGCCTCCCAGGCGTCCATCTGCGAGAACGTCTCGAGGTGGCGCCGCATTCCAAAGCAGCAACCGACAGTGCGCACAGCATAGCCGCGATTGGCCCACCGGGCAACATACCCACTGCCCCTGGCCTGGGGCGGAGCGCTCCCGCGGGTCCTACAGACCCAGCTCCACGAGCACCGCGGCCAGGTCAGCGTCAACGGGCGTGGGCACCGTGATCTGGCTGATGGCGATGTCGGGATCCTTGAGGCCGTGTCCGGTCAGGATGCAGACGACGGTCGACCCCGGTGGGGCGCCGGTCTGCAGGAGACCGGCGACCGCGGCCGCCGACGCCGGCTCACAGAACACCGACTCGGCTGCGGCGAGGAACCGGTAGGCCTCGAGGATCTGCTCGTCGGTCACGGCGTGGATCCCGCCACCGGACTCCGACGCCGCTGCCGTGGCCGAATACCACGAGGCTGGCTTTCCGATCCGGATGGCGGTCGCCACGGTCTCCGGGAACTCGATGGGGTGACCTTCGACGATGGGGGCCGCGCCCGCAGCCTGGAACCCGAGCATGCGGGGCACACGGGTGGATCGGCCAGCGGCGCGGTACTCGCAGTAGCCCTTCCAGTATGCCGTGATGTTCCCCGCGTTGCCCACCGGGATGCAGTGGACGTCGGGGGCGTCACCCAGCGCGTCGATCACCTCGAACGCCGCAGTCTTCTGACCCTCGATCCGGTGCTGATTGACCGAATTGACGACGACGACCGGCGCCCGCTCGCCGAGCTGGCGAACGATCGACAGTGCTTCGTCGAAGTTGGCGGGCACCTGGAGGACTCTGGCCCCGTGGACAAGGGCTTGCGCCAGCTTGCCCAGCGCGATGTGGCCCTCTGGGATCAGCACCGCGCAGGTGAGGCCGGCACGCGCCGCGTAGGCCGCCGCCGATGCCGAGGTGTTGCCGGTGGACGCGCACACGACCGCCTTGGCCCCTGACTCCACGGCCTTGGAGATCGCCACCGTCATGCCACGGTCCTTGAAGGACCCCGTCGGGTTGGCTCCTTCCACCTTCAGCAGCACCCGCGCTCCGACCCGTTCGGACAGGCGTGGTGCGGGCAGAAGCGGCGTGCCGCCCTCGGCCAACGTCACCACCGGCGTGGCGACTGTCACGGGCAGGAACTCGCGGTACTCCTCGATCACCCCCCGCCAGCCGGGGGCAGATGGCCCTCGATCGGGATGGCGCATCTACTCCGCCCCGAGCTCCGCTCCGACGACCCGGAGCAGGCCGCGGACCCGCTCGACGGCATCGAGTCGGGCCAGCCCGTCGAGAGTCGCCTGAACGTCGCGCTCCACGGCCGTGTGCGTGATGAACACGAGGCGGGCCTCGTCGCCGAGTCCAACCTGCTCCATCGAGCGGATCGAGACCCGGTGCTCACCGAAGACCGCCGCCACGGTGGCGAGCACGCCGGGACGATCCAGCACGTCGATGCTGATGTAGTACTGCGAGCGCAGCTGATCGACGGGGTCCACGTGGGCCCGCGACCGCACGGTCACGCGCCCACCGCCGCCGGCCCGCAGGTTGTGGGCGGCGTCGATGAGATCGCCGAGCACGGCGCTCGCCGTCGGCCGACCGCCGGCGCCTCGGCCATACAGCATGAGCTCGCCGACGGCCTCGCCCTCGATGAACACGGCGTTGAACGAGTCGCGCACCGAGGCGAGGGGATGCGTGCGCGGAACCATCGCCGGATGGACCCGGACGGCGATGGACGGCTGGCCGTCGGTCGATGCGCCACTGCCGCCGACGCCGGCTTCGTCCACCCGCTCGGCCACGGCCAGGAGCTTGATCTCGTAGCCGAGCTGGCCGGCGAAGGCGATGTCCGGCGGGGTGACGGCGGTGATCCCCTCCCGGTACACATCGCCGGTGACCACGTCCTGGCCGAAGGCGATGCTGGCCAGGATGGCCGCCTTGGCGCTGGCGTCGTACCCCTCCACGTCGGCGGTCGGGTCGCCCTCGGCGTAGCCGAGGCTCTGGGCCTCGGCCAGGGCCTCCGCGTAGTCGACGCCGTCCTCGCTCATGCGGGTGAGTATGTAATTGGTAGTGCCGTTCACGATGCCCATGACCCGTTGGATGCGCTCGCCCGCCAGCGACTCCCGCAGGGGACGG comes from Acidimicrobiales bacterium and encodes:
- the glyA gene encoding serine hydroxymethyltransferase, which translates into the protein MGEARGARGAVEDHELEQLLARELERQQTTLQLIASENFASPAVLAATGSVLTNKYSEGYPHKRYYGGNRVVDEVEDLARDRVTRLFAADHANVQPHSGASANDAAYMALLEPGDTVLAMRLDQGGHLTHGSPVNFSGQRYRFVAYGVTPARPDGSGERIDLDQVAELARAERPKLIVAGATAYPRTIDPEPFRSIADEVGARFLCDAAHPAGLIAAGVHPNPSPLADVVTFTTHKTLRGPRGGAILCRGELAADIDRAVFPGLQGGPLEHVIAAKAVAFHEAAQPSFRAYEAQVVANSRALAQALDGEGFRLVSGGTDN
- a CDS encoding acetyl-CoA acetyltransferase; the encoded protein is MNPDPRAPVIVGVGQSLRRPDEASDLASFPDPATMMADALRSAGEDSGTGDRLLRAADSVRVVDTLSWHYPNPAAAIASALGADPGETVRSVPGGNGPQLLVNDAAEAIAAGRMDVALVAGAEAIQTRLLARQAGPEGSRLRLSWAQQAPDTPGPRQVGHDRPGVSDAEAARSLALPVQVYPVFENALRAAAGEGVDEHQVRVSQLWSRFSAVAARNPYAWSPTERSAEEIRTPSSNNRMIGFPYPKLMNANIQTDQAAALVLCSVEAARAAGVPPDRWVFVWSGSEAEDHWFVSERADLHSSPAIRLAGRTVLDLAGIGIDDIAHVDLYSCFPSAVQIAAAELGLGLDEPGRPLTVTGGLTFAGGPGNNYATHAIAAMVVRLRATPGSHGLVTALGWFATKHAMGVYSTTPMSGGFRRGSPQADVDALPRRSTAPDHEGPVRVESYTVMHERDGSPSLGIVACLLPDGRRAWGNVTDPVLLKDMTHEEQCGRPAVLRSGGALELG
- a CDS encoding L-threonylcarbamoyladenylate synthase, whose translation is MPVLAALGSPPPEASLVAALQAFDNGLVVALPTDTVYGLAVDPFRPSAADRLFALKRRPRTVDLPLLVASADQVLTVATGVPKVAERLMDRFWPGPLTVVVPRRPDLEADLGDDEATVGVRCPDHPVPLTLCRRHGPLATTSANLHGQPTMTTATEVAAALGDSVEVVLDAGPCAGLPSTVVDCTGEDPKCLREGRVPWTELEAAL
- the prmC gene encoding peptide chain release factor N(5)-glutamine methyltransferase yields the protein MSARGTWRDLLERARRRLDSDIDGRRILEEASGFEGAEWALGLDEPAPPRAAADFDGMVVRRESGEPLQYVVGRWGFRSLDLMLDARVLIPRPETEQVVEVAMEELARALGGPEGIRRDPGPAAADLGTGSGAIALALAAEVPGLEVWGTDSSEGALAVARANLAGLAGMAATRVRLARGSWYSALPQQLRGRLSLVVSNPPYVSEAEVAQLPAEVADWEPREALVAGPSGLEAVGAVLAEAPEWLGPGGAAVIEIAPHHEAAATSMARAAGFADVHVRADLSGRSRAVIGRLA
- the prfA gene encoding peptide chain release factor 1 is translated as MLERLAALEAEYEQVLSRLADPSIVSDQQALKDTARRHKELEAVVGAYRDLQGATADLEAAREMFHEAGGEEREDARAEVDEAESKVARIEEELRLLLLPSDPYDGKDVIVEIRGAEGGEEANLFAKDLADMYARYAERMGWQVEVLASDPSERGGYNEITFQVRGHEAWSHLKHEGGPHRVQRVPVTESQGRIHTSSATVTVLPEAEEVDIKIDPNELKVDVYRSTGPGGQSVNTTDSAVRVTHLPTGIVVSMQDEKSQIQNRAKAMRVLRARLLKAEQDRQAAELSEQRRSQVGGGGRSEKVRTYNFRENRVTDHRVNLTLHKLDRILMGELEELTDALRADERERQLRGDA
- the rpmE gene encoding 50S ribosomal protein L31, coding for MKTDIHPEYVEATVRCSCGNSFTTRSTKPELHVELCNVCHPFYTGRQKLVDTGGRVERFERRYGRRPGAKQGQAKARS
- the rho gene encoding transcription termination factor Rho → MSGEQQLERSVLERKERDELHAIAEAMSLKTGSRAKKADIIDQILRATGVEVASSGEGAAGDGPQAVGRAASESGPSQTASRPARSTKSRGEGANGRSSEAASDRVEASGDFALEATDAEGPHADGVGADGSQPEDGSARGRAAVVATAAGESDQAAQAGEQTGGVAKGAASRDAAPPVEPGEEGDQATGPDRPGTTGTEPAAGDGDAGGQRGTAAGAPRNQRQGGSANGRGGQAGTANPSGQHDSTAEPGNRRSRRRRGRDRDRDRDRDRDRDRDRGDRDLQGQQGAQEGQFQGEPVPVRGLLDLRDEGFGFLRTNGFLPSPKDVYVSISQVRRFALRKGDYVEGTSRPAASSEKYPALLRIDSVSNMSPDEARERPRFEDLTPLFPDSRFNLEVPGDSANMTARIVDLLSPVGKGQRGLIVSPPKAGKTTVLKQIAHSVEANHPEVHLMVLLVDERPEEVTDMKRSVKGEVVASTFDRPSDEHTLVSELAIERAKRLVERGTDVVIILDGITRMARAYNLAQPATGRIMSGGVDSGALYPPKKFFGSARNIEEGGSLTILATALVETGSRMDEVIFEEFKGTGNMELRLDRKLAERRIYPAIDVNASSTRHEELLFDRSQLQQVWKLRRVLNALGNEGSAAAGLELLMDKVRTTKSNEEFLADIAKGPNPPA
- the thrC gene encoding threonine synthase, whose protein sequence is MRHPDRGPSAPGWRGVIEEYREFLPVTVATPVVTLAEGGTPLLPAPRLSERVGARVLLKVEGANPTGSFKDRGMTVAISKAVESGAKAVVCASTGNTSASAAAYAARAGLTCAVLIPEGHIALGKLAQALVHGARVLQVPANFDEALSIVRQLGERAPVVVVNSVNQHRIEGQKTAAFEVIDALGDAPDVHCIPVGNAGNITAYWKGYCEYRAAGRSTRVPRMLGFQAAGAAPIVEGHPIEFPETVATAIRIGKPASWYSATAAASESGGGIHAVTDEQILEAYRFLAAAESVFCEPASAAAVAGLLQTGAPPGSTVVCILTGHGLKDPDIAISQITVPTPVDADLAAVLVELGL
- a CDS encoding homoserine dehydrogenase; this encodes MTMTPVKVGVLGCGNVGGALVQLLATEADAITASTGVRLQVERVAVRSLDKPRPPELSADRLTRDAAAVVNDPDIDVVVELIGGIEPAGSLIIEALKAGKPVVTANKELLASAGGQLSEVAAAVGLDLLYEASVAGAIPLIRPLRESLAGERIQRVMGIVNGTTNYILTRMSEDGVDYAEALAEAQSLGYAEGDPTADVEGYDASAKAAILASIAFGQDVVTGDVYREGITAVTPPDIAFAGQLGYEIKLLAVAERVDEAGVGGSGASTDGQPSIAVRVHPAMVPRTHPLASVRDSFNAVFIEGEAVGELMLYGRGAGGRPTASAVLGDLIDAAHNLRAGGGGRVTVRSRAHVDPVDQLRSQYYISIDVLDRPGVLATVAAVFGEHRVSIRSMEQVGLGDEARLVFITHTAVERDVQATLDGLARLDAVERVRGLLRVVGAELGAE